The Balaenoptera acutorostrata chromosome 10, mBalAcu1.1, whole genome shotgun sequence genome has a window encoding:
- the TMEM217 gene encoding transmembrane protein 217, with protein MRRQHWCGMTAKMGSVLSGVFTIMAIDLYLIFEQKYLRRSNCTELTAQTKSTSILIKQFMICWSLTIVFFLSFITIIICFLLLYSVYAHMYKGLVIYIIWIFFYETVNIVVQTLTNDDSNIGEVRIMRWFGLVSRILVHCFWMYFVITYAYMIYKNQSQGNIISYNRRISTGSREFPRRKSKIIHFTHRPL; from the coding sequence ATGAGACGGCAGCACTGGTGTGGGATGACCGCCAAAATGGGCTCCGTGTTATCAGGGGTCTTTACCATCATGGCCATCGACTTGTACCTCATCTTCGAACAGAAGTACTTAAGGAGAAGCAATTGCACTGAGCTTACCGCACAGACCAAGAGTACAAGTATCCTGATAAAACAGTTCATGATCTGCTGGAGTTTGACTATCGTCTTCTTCCTATctttcatcaccatcatcatctgcTTCTTGCTCCTATACTCAGTATATGCCCATATGTACAAGGGCCTGGTGATCTACATCATCTGGATCTTTTTCTATGAAACTGTAAACATTGTAGTACAAACACTTACCAATGATGATTCTAACATTGGAGAGGTCAGAATCATGCGCTGGTTTGGTTTGGTGTCCCGTATATTGGTGCACTGTTTCTGGATGTACTTTGTCATCACCTATGCCTACATGATCTACAAAAATCAAAGTCAGGGCAATATCATTTCCTACAACAGACGTATTTCTACAGGTAGTAGAGAATTCCCACGGCGGAAATCAAAGATAATACACTTTACCCACCGGCCACTATAG